A single region of the Thermoanaerobacterium aotearoense genome encodes:
- a CDS encoding N-acetylmuramoyl-L-alanine amidase, which yields MRKAIAILSILLFIFILHSTSYALSGNIVVDGKVVNYNVPDVTITVDRNPFNTGSNPPLILDGNTIVPLRSIAQGLGASVDWDGTTQTITIVKGKVFKFFIGKNYATVDGNQVQLPAPARLINYNTSYVPMRFLFESLGYDVKWIGDKYLIQVTSKTPDPSASNNVNITSFSSTYANGVYTVTLKADGPLVYQKGILTDSSGVRVYFDFDNAINAVTNKQISINQGGLNMAYIGQNQLQPAITRLVVSMSSSLPYTITQSQDKKEFDISFNIGSPRQTSNNGPLIYIDPGHGGSDPGAIGVGGIHEADIALAIGLKLKTLLDNGGFRTMMSRTTDTYVGLYDRPDQANSAGADAFVSIHCDAFDSPSANGTTVLYYPNGYNGDTRDDKTFAQIIHDNLMQEINTTDRGLSERPNLVVLNQTKMVAVLVETGFVTSPTDAQLLTDDNFQWKVAQGIYNGIVQYFNELKSGTIKSTIS from the coding sequence TTGAGAAAAGCCATCGCGATCCTATCTATTTTGCTTTTTATTTTTATACTTCATTCTACTTCGTACGCATTAAGCGGGAATATCGTTGTAGACGGCAAAGTTGTAAATTACAACGTGCCTGATGTCACCATAACTGTAGATAGGAATCCATTTAATACAGGCAGCAATCCGCCGCTTATATTGGACGGAAACACCATAGTGCCATTAAGGTCGATTGCACAAGGATTAGGAGCCAGTGTAGACTGGGATGGGACTACTCAGACGATAACTATAGTAAAGGGAAAAGTCTTCAAATTTTTCATAGGCAAAAATTACGCCACTGTCGACGGAAATCAAGTACAGCTTCCAGCGCCTGCAAGACTCATAAACTACAATACATCTTACGTTCCTATGAGATTTTTGTTTGAAAGCTTAGGGTATGATGTGAAGTGGATAGGTGATAAGTATTTAATACAGGTCACATCAAAAACACCAGATCCTTCTGCGTCAAACAATGTAAACATCACAAGTTTTAGTTCAACTTATGCAAATGGCGTTTACACAGTGACTTTAAAAGCAGACGGTCCATTGGTGTACCAAAAAGGGATTCTGACTGACAGCTCTGGCGTAAGGGTGTACTTTGATTTTGATAATGCCATAAATGCGGTCACTAATAAGCAGATCTCCATAAATCAAGGTGGACTTAACATGGCTTATATTGGACAGAACCAACTTCAGCCTGCCATAACAAGGCTTGTTGTAAGTATGTCTTCAAGTCTTCCATATACGATAACACAATCACAGGACAAAAAGGAATTTGACATTTCATTTAATATTGGCAGTCCCAGACAGACTTCCAATAACGGTCCGCTTATATATATAGATCCGGGACATGGAGGCTCTGATCCAGGGGCAATAGGAGTTGGAGGTATACACGAAGCAGATATAGCATTGGCAATCGGGCTTAAGCTAAAGACACTTCTTGACAACGGCGGATTTCGTACCATGATGTCCCGCACCACAGATACATATGTAGGACTTTATGATAGACCTGATCAGGCAAATAGTGCAGGTGCAGATGCGTTTGTAAGCATTCACTGCGATGCTTTTGACTCACCATCTGCAAATGGGACGACAGTTCTTTACTATCCAAATGGATACAATGGCGACACGAGGGATGACAAGACGTTTGCGCAAATAATACACGACAACTTGATGCAGGAAATAAACACGACGGATAGAGGTTTATCAGAGAGGCCTAATTTGGTGGTATTAAACCAGACGAAGATGGTTGCTGTCTTGGTGGAGACGGGATTTGTTACAAGTCCTACGGATGCTCAGCTTCTCACAGATGATAATTTTCAGTGGAAAGTGGCGCAAGGCATATACAATGGCATAGTACAGTATTTCAACGAATTAAAGAGTGGAACTATCAAATCTACTATTTCATAA
- a CDS encoding response regulator, whose product MGRIFIVDDNKGVCSLLKELFTMEGHLAKTCSEIEKVHEKLESFKPDVSIFDIHIGKCDVLEFTKTLKMRHPDMEIIFMSADDPDECFKGQRFIKKPFDIFKVKEYVNKILLERVAV is encoded by the coding sequence TTGGGGAGGATTTTTATTGTAGATGATAACAAAGGTGTCTGTTCTCTCTTAAAAGAACTTTTTACGATGGAGGGACACCTTGCAAAAACATGCAGTGAAATTGAAAAAGTGCACGAAAAGTTGGAAAGCTTTAAGCCTGATGTGAGCATTTTTGACATACATATAGGGAAATGTGATGTTTTGGAGTTTACAAAGACTTTGAAGATGCGACATCCAGACATGGAAATCATTTTCATGTCTGCTGATGATCCTGATGAATGCTTTAAAGGGCAGAGATTTATAAAAAAACCTTTCGATATTTTCAAAGTCAAGGAATACGTAAATAAAATTTTACTGGAAAGAGTAGCAGTGTAA
- a CDS encoding class II fructose-1,6-bisphosphate aldolase, producing MLVTGIELLKKANEEGYAVGAFNTSNLEITQAIVEAAEEMRSPAIIQVSEGGLKYAGIETISAIVRTLATKASVPIALHLDHGTDFNNVMKCLRNGWTSVMMDASKLPLEKNIEVTKNVVTIAHGMGVSVEAEIGKIGGTEDNVTVDEREASMTDPDEAFKFAKETGVDYLAISIGTAHGPYKGEPKLDFDRLVKIKEMLKMPIVLHGASGVPEADIRKAVSLGVNKINIDTDIRQAFAARLRELLKNDEEVYDPRKILGPCKEAMKEVIKNKMRMFGSEGRA from the coding sequence ATGTTAGTAACAGGTATAGAATTATTAAAAAAAGCCAATGAAGAAGGCTATGCAGTAGGTGCTTTTAATACGAGCAATCTTGAGATAACACAAGCCATTGTTGAGGCTGCAGAAGAAATGAGATCTCCTGCCATAATCCAGGTTAGTGAAGGCGGTTTAAAATATGCTGGCATAGAGACAATTTCTGCAATCGTAAGAACATTGGCAACTAAAGCATCAGTTCCCATCGCATTACACTTAGATCACGGTACAGATTTCAACAATGTCATGAAATGTCTTAGAAATGGTTGGACTTCCGTAATGATGGACGCATCAAAGTTACCCCTCGAGAAAAACATTGAAGTGACAAAAAACGTTGTAACTATTGCACACGGCATGGGTGTATCTGTAGAGGCAGAGATAGGCAAAATTGGCGGTACAGAAGACAATGTAACTGTTGATGAAAGGGAAGCATCTATGACAGATCCTGATGAAGCTTTTAAGTTTGCAAAAGAGACAGGTGTTGACTACTTGGCAATATCCATCGGTACTGCACACGGCCCATATAAAGGTGAGCCTAAACTCGATTTTGACAGGCTTGTAAAGATTAAAGAGATGCTTAAGATGCCTATAGTTCTCCACGGTGCATCAGGAGTTCCAGAAGCTGATATAAGGAAGGCAGTAAGCTTAGGTGTAAATAAGATAAATATCGATACTGACATAAGACAAGCTTTTGCTGCAAGGCTTAGAGAGCTATTGAAAAACGATGAGGAAGTGTACGATCCAAGGAAGATTTTAGGTCCATGCAAAGAAGCTATGAAGGAAGTAATAAAGAATAAGATGAGGATGTTTGGCTCAGAAGGAAGAGCTTAA
- the fsa gene encoding fructose-6-phosphate aldolase produces the protein MKFFIDTANVDEIREANELGVICGVTTNPSLIAKEGRDFIEVVKEITTIVDGPISAEVVSEDHDGMVKEALELAKIHKNIVIKIPMTAEGLKAVKILTEKGVKTNVTLVFSATQALLAARAGATYVSPFVGRLDDISTDGLQLVSDIVQIFDIYGIETEVIAASIRHPMHVLEAAKVGAHIATVPYKVIMQMIKHPLTDIGIERFLKDWETVPKK, from the coding sequence ATGAAGTTTTTTATTGATACTGCCAATGTCGATGAGATAAGGGAAGCAAATGAGCTTGGCGTAATATGCGGTGTTACCACGAATCCTTCTCTTATAGCTAAAGAAGGCAGAGACTTCATAGAGGTAGTAAAAGAGATAACTACGATTGTCGACGGTCCTATTAGCGCAGAAGTCGTATCAGAAGATCACGACGGCATGGTGAAAGAAGCATTAGAGCTTGCTAAGATTCACAAAAATATCGTCATAAAGATACCTATGACGGCAGAAGGTTTAAAGGCAGTTAAAATACTTACTGAAAAAGGCGTAAAGACGAATGTCACACTGGTTTTTTCAGCGACACAGGCACTTCTCGCAGCAAGAGCAGGCGCTACATACGTAAGTCCTTTTGTAGGCAGGCTTGACGATATTTCCACAGACGGATTACAGTTGGTGTCTGACATCGTCCAGATATTTGACATATATGGAATTGAGACAGAAGTTATAGCGGCAAGCATAAGACATCCAATGCACGTGTTAGAAGCGGCTAAAGTGGGAGCACATATAGCTACAGTGCCGTACAAAGTGATCATGCAAATGATAAAACATCCATTGACAGATATAGGCATTGAAAGATTCTTAAAAGATTGGGAGACAGTTCCTAAGAAATGA
- the rho gene encoding transcription termination factor Rho, whose protein sequence is MDFNDLEGKSLAELRDIAKRYGVKSITKYRKQQLKELIVEKSKQIELKEMTDKEAKDLQNLPSEEIHDEEAILERQEDEKDSEKGVEEKASDTEKIIETVPDVNDEKAKDAESIKDDKSESSEEKKTIGKISIPVEELEKSDADYEELRRKLRMRLRSKENITENVEEAKKDIDEAIKVKHEDEAYEDEEDVKEDVSLDVTEEKKEEEKTEEKEKEPRKNNSIFIKEGLPLISDVSEPLKELIETQGDVVAEGVLDIMPDGYGFLRVENFIQGNKDIYISQSQIRRFGLKVGDKVKGITRIPREGEKYSAILYVESINGESPDLAKKRVPFDELTPIFPDEKLRLETIPTELAMRLVDIIAPIGKGQRGMIVAPPKAGKTTLLKKIANSISINHPEVHLIVLLIDERPEEVTDMKRSIKGEVVYSTFDELPEHHTKVAEMVLEYAKRLVEYGKDVVILMDSITRLARAYNLVTPPSGRTLSGGLDPSALHPPKRFFGAARNIEEGGSLTILATALIETGSRMDDVIFEEFKGTGNMELHLDRKLQERRIFPAIDIYKSGTRKEELLLSQKELEAMWMIRKAMSSIAPNEVTEVLIDRLMRTRTNAEFIEAIRSQLYKS, encoded by the coding sequence TTGGATTTTAATGATTTAGAAGGGAAATCCCTTGCAGAACTTAGGGACATAGCCAAAAGATATGGCGTAAAAAGCATTACGAAGTACAGAAAACAACAGCTAAAAGAGCTTATCGTAGAGAAGTCAAAACAGATTGAGCTTAAGGAGATGACGGATAAAGAGGCAAAAGACCTACAGAATCTGCCATCAGAAGAAATTCATGATGAAGAAGCAATATTAGAAAGACAAGAAGATGAAAAGGATTCTGAAAAAGGTGTGGAAGAAAAAGCATCTGATACTGAAAAAATCATAGAAACGGTGCCAGATGTAAATGACGAAAAGGCAAAAGATGCAGAATCCATTAAAGACGATAAAAGTGAAAGCAGTGAAGAAAAAAAGACAATAGGGAAAATAAGCATACCAGTTGAAGAGCTTGAAAAATCAGATGCAGATTATGAAGAGCTTAGAAGAAAGCTAAGGATGCGTCTAAGAAGCAAAGAAAATATCACTGAAAATGTGGAGGAAGCCAAAAAGGATATAGATGAAGCAATAAAGGTTAAGCATGAAGACGAAGCTTATGAAGACGAAGAAGATGTCAAGGAAGACGTATCTTTAGATGTGACAGAGGAAAAGAAAGAGGAAGAAAAGACCGAAGAAAAGGAAAAAGAGCCGAGGAAGAATAACAGCATATTTATAAAAGAAGGGCTTCCACTTATAAGTGATGTATCTGAACCGTTGAAAGAGCTTATAGAGACGCAGGGGGACGTGGTTGCAGAAGGCGTCCTTGACATAATGCCTGATGGATATGGATTTTTAAGAGTTGAAAATTTTATACAAGGCAATAAAGATATTTATATATCCCAGTCGCAGATTAGAAGATTTGGGCTTAAAGTTGGTGATAAAGTAAAAGGCATCACCAGGATTCCGAGAGAAGGAGAAAAATATTCTGCAATTCTTTATGTAGAGTCTATAAACGGTGAAAGTCCAGATCTTGCTAAGAAAAGAGTTCCATTTGACGAGCTTACACCTATTTTCCCAGATGAAAAATTGAGACTTGAAACGATTCCAACAGAGCTTGCTATGAGGCTTGTGGATATAATAGCGCCTATTGGAAAAGGCCAAAGGGGAATGATCGTGGCTCCGCCGAAAGCTGGCAAGACCACCCTTTTAAAGAAGATAGCCAATAGCATTTCTATAAATCATCCTGAAGTTCACCTTATTGTGCTTCTCATCGATGAAAGACCTGAAGAAGTCACAGACATGAAAAGGTCTATAAAAGGCGAAGTTGTCTACTCCACTTTTGATGAACTTCCAGAGCATCACACAAAAGTGGCAGAGATGGTATTGGAATACGCAAAAAGATTGGTAGAATATGGAAAAGATGTCGTCATTCTGATGGACAGCATAACAAGGCTTGCAAGGGCGTATAATCTTGTGACGCCACCATCTGGCAGGACTCTATCTGGTGGTCTTGATCCGTCAGCACTTCATCCGCCTAAGAGATTTTTTGGCGCCGCCAGAAATATTGAGGAGGGCGGAAGTTTGACAATCTTAGCTACAGCTTTAATCGAGACTGGAAGCCGTATGGATGATGTCATATTTGAAGAATTTAAGGGAACTGGCAACATGGAGCTGCACCTTGACAGGAAACTGCAAGAAAGGCGTATATTCCCTGCAATTGATATATACAAATCAGGTACAAGGAAGGAAGAATTGCTGCTTTCACAAAAAGAGCTGGAAGCTATGTGGATGATAAGAAAAGCCATGAGCAGCATTGCGCCTAATGAAGTCACTGAGGTGTTGATAGATAGGCTTATGAGGACAAGGACTAATGCAGAGTTCATAGAGGCCATAAGATCCCAGCTTTATAAATCTTGA